A region of the Clavelina lepadiformis chromosome 9, kaClaLepa1.1, whole genome shotgun sequence genome:
GTGCTCTAAAACAGGAAAGTTCTTGATGTGGTTGGCATGATGGGGTTCTGGGTGCGTCCgcaaagttgaaatatttctttaacccaattttcatttttagacCTCCGTCGACTCGCTTTTCTAGAAAACCGCCAATTAAGATTAACGGCACATAACCGAACAGCCTACTACAGCCAGTGTTGTTGGCGTAGTCTCCAGTATATGACGTATTATAGATTATATTGTTTTGATAATTCATTCGTAATATGTTTCTGGCTTATGAACCATCGCTAGTTTCCGTTTGTTTATAATTATTAGTGGTGACGTTATTGGTTAGGATATGTACACAAGACAGCGTTGCTATAGATAGACTGTGCAGAAAGGCAAGAGACTTGTTTATAATTTCCGATTAGCATACACGTAGCTCAATTCAATTTTACGCCTTTTGTATAGTGCAGTTCGTGGCTAAAAGGCAGGAAGTAAATATCTTTATTGTTAGAAGTTTGTTTATAGGCTTAAGTGCGTGTATCGCCTACGTTCAAATTAGCGCAAGCAGAAGTCTGACAACGATTCAAGGGTCTACGTCAGCAAAATGAACATGAGGGTATTCAATGTATAGGCTATCATATGTATAAGTACAAAGTGTATGTAAACCCATATAATTATACAGCCTGCATTCGAAATCTCTAGGCGTGCTTCTCATGGTGTCTTGAAAGTAGTATTTAAAACGCATACACGGGTGCAAACAATATTGACTTTTCGTTTAGTTGGTTCATGGTTCGGTTCAGATAATATTGTACAGTGAGCTCTACGCTTCTACGTGAGCCAAGGAAAAGTTTCTTTGTAGTGGTTCCGCCTGATAAATAATGCAGTAGTGTAAATAAAGCTATCCATTCAGGCATTAAAGTTTCAGACTAACATAGTTGAAAACATAATGAAGTTAGGGTACTTTGTACTGTTTTTTATTCTGTTCTCGGCCGTCTGTGGAGAAACTGCAAGTACCGAAGAGAAAATTAATGAAACGAAATGTTTGAGGTCAAACGAACATTCAACATGCTCTTGCCCTTTCCAAACGAAGCCATTGAATGTGAGTTCATTTGAAGTAATGTGTCAACTTGTCTAATGAAGTCGACCTATACTCTTAGTCTTAACTGTCATTCCATGTACAGTCAAACTTGTTTTGCACTGGAatcttaaacaattttttctcaTACATACGCACATGCGTTTtacatttgtttcaaaaaagaatAACTAACAGACTTTTTTGCACAATATTCTTGAACTGTTGAAGACAAACATCGTAACGAATTACTACGTAGACTTTCAGTTTCTGGAATGCTGAAAAAGATATTCGTGAATTTGCACAAACCTGTGAACCGCTCAACCTTCCCTTCAACGAAAGTACTTGCAAAATTTACCCCATCAATGATGAAGTAAGTAGGCTACTAAAGCAACTTACTCTGTGAAATTTTTCTCATATCGAACAAATACTTAAGCGTGCTTGTTTCCGGTTGCAGGAGAAAACCGAGTATGAATACCTTTGTCCAAACAATGGGTTTTTGCAAACCTGGGGTGCTTTCGCTCCGCGAACTGGCAGTTACAGCATTCGGTTGTGGTGGGTGTTGTTTTCGGTCATTAGCCGTGCATAGGGGCTGTATGATGCATAACTAAGGGGTTGTGTTGTATTACATTTGTGTGTCTAAAACTTATCTATATTATCAGCAAGTAGCTATACGTAAATGTGTTGCAGATTACTTCAATAGATAACCTACATGGAATGTacctattaattattatcatatttAATGAACATGCAAAATTGCTTTGAATAGCGACTAGAGTTAAACAATACGTTGATGCCCGTACTTCTTTCAGGTTTCGCTGCTGTGAAGTGGAGTGCCCGAAATGGAACTGCATGTGGTCGCCGTACACAGAGGCGGAAAAAGAATTTATCATTCCTCTAAAAGATGTCTTTGCGGGCGGCGCAAGGGGGCGCTACGTGCACGAAAACAAGTAAATTGTTGCTGTGGTGATAATCTCAATATTTTAGTTCTATTAATAaccatttgttttttttagggATTCAGTCTGGTCTATAAAAGTATGTCAATGTGATTTGTCTTCCGACCCACATAGTGAGCTCTAGGCATATGATCTTTAAGGCATAGAAGACAACCTAATCTGTCAAGTATCTATAACGCTTTTGTGGTCATGTATTAGGAACACATTTGTCTTAAAATGTATTAGGCTCTTTTAAAACGTTACGTTAAAAGACATTTTCCGAAGCCTACACATTTGTTAACTTATTATGAAGCTACATAATAAATTTGCGTCGTTTGAAGTAGTTCAATGAGTTTTGTCCGTCTGCATGTGTAGatttttattaatatgttATTAACAGCATTGTCGATTTCCAGTTTTAGTTATACAGTTTATCTACTGTATCATGCCAATGATTGTATCGTTCATACAATGTTTTCACGGTGAAGTAAAACAATATCCTTGTATCGAAAATGTGGTATATTTCTTATGCTTTATAAAATACGAGCACAGCAGAACGTAATAATATCAAACAAATGTGGATATCGCGTATTGATCTTTTTCGAGAGTAGAAGAATTAACCTCATATTAGCGACGTTGCTTGTAGAGCGCCCAATAAAATGATAACATAAGATTTGTCTAGAAAATAATCGGCTTAGTGGGAGTTTGGGAAAGGGAAAACTGACATGCTATGGAAGCAGAAACTCCGTGTTAACTGGAAGGCGGTGTCATGTGGAGTGTGTTACGCTTGCATACGTCTAAGTGTTTTCCAACAGTAGCGTGAAATGCGGTAGAAAAGCGTCTTTAATATTTAGTTTCTAAACAAATCGTAAACGAAGGGCCTTGCAATCAAGACGTGCAAACCGAACTAAATTTTAGATGTAGTCAAGGGAAAAGTTACTAAATAAAGGAAAACAACGACGTTGTCGTGATATTAGGTTTAAAACGACAGCCCGTCACGTATTTGTTTTTTCTCGGGTCCATTTACTTCATATACCATAGCCCGGGCTAGATTGAGCCCATTTAACACTGTGAACAAAAAAATAGTCAACAGTAGTCATAGCGGTTTCATTCTTGAACTAAAAGTTTCATCAACAATCTGGTAACAATGGTGACGATGTTATTCGCTGAACCATCAGTCCCCTCTGTTTGTTCTCAAGCTTTGGAgtacaaatttgaaattttaatctATCATCATTGTTCATCTACTGTTAAAGATAAATTTTTACCTATATATAGGTAATATATGATGAGGGCAAAGGGCGatataataaattattatcaatacTCTACGATCACTTCTAACCAGAAAACAATCTAAGCCTCCTTATAGAACTGAATAGTTTCTATGTGTAACTTTTTTCCTCTTTGTATAGGTGAAGTTGTTTTCATTCATAGTAAGTAAGACCACTTTCACTCCTATATACGGGAGTACGTATGTTTTGCAGAGTTAGTTTTTTTCCAACAGTAATTGCCGGAAAGCTTGAGTTTATGTGGGTTAAGTTTCACTTGAATGTAACGCAGTTACAGTTCCATGTGTTTTGTAAACTCCGGTACGTCCAATACCTTAAACTAAAATGTTATTTGGTATTATTATAAGATTGaattaattcaattgaaatgCATTAAAACGTGTCGTATGCAGACGTACCTGCTGGCTGAAAGCATGAGCATTGCAAATGAGTTGGCGTAAAATAGAGTTTTTTGCAGATTACGTTTACAGCTTTAGTGCAATTGATTCAAGGCATATAGCTGCTGTATATTGCTAACAAACTAGGGCGTAGGTGAGAGCACGTCAGAATGTTGGCCTTTATCTTTAACCAATACATCCGGCCCTGACAGCTGCGCATGGTCTACCGATCACgtgcatttttgctggctgtTACCTGTGACCGAGATAACCCACGTAAAACCCACAAATAAGTTTCTGTTGAAGAAAAGACCTCGTTAAAAATTGCTTGATTGCATACTTAATATTTGCTAAGGTAGACTTCTATTACTTGAAGGCATTGTCTAATATTTGATGAAAGACAAATCCGCCATCCGTGAAGGCGCTTGTGTATAGATCCATCGATAGAATAGGTTGGGCTATATGCTCAATTGCTGATATTTGCTATAGACTAGCAGCGGGAATGTATTTAGAGATCAACGTACTAATAGCATGTCAAGAGTCTCGGATTCGGCTTTTTGCCATTTTGCAAGGTTAAGCAATAAACGTTGAAAGATAACTTAACCTTTTAAGAAAATAGTACACGGCAGCCCATATCCTCAAAggaaacaattgaaaaatgttcGAGTAGACAATACCCGATGGACATACAATAGACCTATACAGACAACTAAATGAAAGTTTCAATACTGAGTTAGCTTGCTTCAGCACAGACCGGtggataaaatataaatacatcTAGAGAAAAGTCTCCAAgtgattttgtaaaaaagcTATTTAACTAACTAACCTATTAAGATATTTAGATATAGGGGTTAAAGGTCAAAAAATGTTACAATACGTCGTCGTAGCTTGtcttttgtgttttcttgtaAACGGAGATCCGGCAAAATCCGGGGAAATAACGgagaaaaaaatatgtttacgaTCTAACGAGCATTCTACCTGTTTCTGCCCTTACCAAAACAAGCCATTGCAGGTGATGTAAAATTTAATACATTTTGTTGAATTacttttagtttattttctgaccAATATTTTATAAGAACAATGACGTGATGGTTATGTATTTGGTTTCTTGGAAAGTTTGCAAGttgtttttgttcttatttcTAAATATAGTAAACAGAATTTTTCCTTCAACGTAACTACTTCTTACGCACTGCTTTCCGTTTTGACGTTAACTGCTAATTTTAGAAATTCCGTTTTATACATTTCTTCAAACTTCCTGGTATGAGCATTGTAGAAGCTTTCGCAATTTAGGTAGTTTTACTATAGTCAGTGCACAACTTTTGGGAGTTGGCCGGCTTTTCAGAACAATACGTTGCCAAAGCTTTAAAATATAGACGGTCGACATACACCATGCATCGATCTATTGCTTTAATTTTCGTCATTGGTAACGAAAAACCTGTGCTAGGTGCTGGCAGAATGGTGATGGTATTCACTTACTGAACACAGCTTGCCCGACCACTAatcttttgctttgtttgattACGCTAAGTTTTCGTTTGAATTCTTCGTTTACCTGAAAATActgttttaacaataacaatgcTATCTATAGACGTTCAGCTTCTGGAATGCCGACAAAGAAGTTCGTCAATTTACACAAACCTGCGAACCCATCAACTTGTCATTTTATGAAGACACTTGCAAAATTTACCCAGTCAATCCAGACGTAAGTGTTTGAGACgattaaaaactttgaaaacattttacgttttgttgtttgttttatgtcgTAGGGAGAAACAGAGTACGAGTACGTCTGTCCACACAATGGATTTTTGCAAACCTGGGGGGCTTTCGCACCATCTAGCGGCAACTTCAGTATTCGATTGTGGTAGGTTTCAAACATCATATGTGTCTAAACTTCTGTAGTTGCTTATGatcttgtttcaaaacaaacgGAGAAAAATCTTGGTGAATCTGAACGAGTTAAATTCCTTGTAATTCATCAAATGCAAAATAGTAATGACGTGTTGCTGAGAAACTAAGATTAATTGTAGGCCTTTtgacttttttaaaacaaagcgtTCAAATCGAACCACCATAACATGGTTCTGACGTGCTTAGTGTTGCGTATTGTATTGcttattttttgccataaaCTTTACGGAGCGAAATTTGAGCGTGGACTTGTTCTTAAAGTAGCCGATTTTTACCCTGTACAAGAGATAGCAGTATCCAAAatctaatttttttaactaaatCCTTTGTATCCACTTTGTGTATTCACAGCGTTGTTTGGGAAAAAAAAGAGCGATTAGCAAATAATTCAAAAGGAGCGCGCTCGTAGCTCCGCTCCCacatttgttgaaaaattagATTTGCTTTCGAGACCGCTCCAAAAAGGAGCGAGTTCGTGCGCATTTCCGCTTATTCGTAACTCTTCAATGTGTTCCTTCTATGCTTTTACGGTAGGTTTCGTTGTTGTGAAGTGGAATGCCCAAAATGGAACTGCATGTGGTCGCCTTTCTCTGAAACCAAGAAAGAATTTCTCATTCCGCTGAAAGACGCATTTGCAACCGGTACAAGGGGGCGATACGTGCACGAAGACAAGTAAATTATCCTGTTAAAAGAGtgcaagaaaagttttattaaccAACTAAGTTTCTGATAcaatgtttgctttgttttcagAGATTCGGCTTGGTCAATGAAAATATGCCAATGCGATTTTTCGTCACGTGAAGAACTCTAAACTCATACATTCCCAACCTTGGATTTACGGACCACTTAGAGTTCTTAAATATGTTTCAGCGGTTCCATGACCATGATGTCAACTATAGGAAGTTATTTAAAGACTTAATTTGTCCATTTATTGTTCTAATTTGAtactttgtttattaaaagttttttgtcaacTAGACAAAGTTCTAAATGGATTACTGAACTAATTGTTGAATAATGTGAACGGTCATTTTGGCTCCATGCAATACAGTATAGTATATATCAACACCATGTAGAATTGTATATTTCTACTTTGTTAAACTATTTAGTGTAGTGGTACAGTAGGCTATGGAAACGACTCTGTATTACGATCTGCAACTTTTGGAATACTTCAATGCGATCAGATAAAGGTTGAAAACGAGTGTTCTAAAGTAGTAGTTGGTCACAGAGCAtataaaaggtttttaaagCCTGAAAAGTCTGATACTAATAGAAGGACccgaaattttatttataatttgtgTGCTGTCGTTTAATTGCTTTATTATGGTGTAGcttagttttttttgtagTTGTTGACCCAACATacgatttaaaaaatttctgatCTGTCGTTGACCGTTGTCGTTGTGTGACTGCACAAAATACCAAATTCAATGAAGAAATGAAGTAAATGATCTATTTTCAATTTACTTTGTAAAGTTCACCATGATATACAGGAAACGTTTGAAAGCTTTTCATGGACTCCCGATTAAAAGTCACTGTCTCAGAGCATTGTGTCGCATAGAAATCTTATACTTCAAATAAATGtatattttaaatgatttgTTGTTTAGTTGTATTAAATACTGCGATTAATTGAGTTTTGCGTTTTGTAAGTAAAtgctttaaatttattgtagcctatagtgAATTTTAACCGATAAGCAATATCTACACTGTAACCATTACTGTATTTACCAGCTGTACTTTGCAAACTTTGGTCAGTTTTAACATAACTTATAGATTTATATGTATACAATATTTAGGTCCTTGGAAAAGTTCTTATACAGTGCATACAACTTTCGTTCAGTAACGATCATGCTTTTCATAATGCACTACAGGAAGTACTTGTTTGGATGTTATGTaatcaaaagcaaaaataaagcTATGATTAGAGTCGTTTGATGAcacaaaatataacaaatcaTCGTTTGCAATTCTGACATATCGGAAGCAATGAAGCCCTGATGAATCACGTTGTAGAGTTGCTGTGTATTTGTGAACGCCGGTTCCAAACTCTTTCTGTAGTGTGGGCTACTCTCCATGTCGCTTTGAACAATTACGTGAAACAATTGAACTTTTACTAGACCAGTGGCATAACTTGATGTTtggttaaatttaaacaacagtGATGAGATTTATAGCTACTGTACTTTTGATAAATTGAACAGATTATGCTGCTTATGCCAGTGAGATGCTTGCATGGCAAACCTGGCATGGTTCGGGATGATCATAATTTTGTGACCATAGTAGATTCGACATCACACGTCCTTGAGCGATCTAACAATCCTTTTTTCAAGCTGctactatttcaccgaaaaaaaTCGTGCCTTCAAAGCTCGCTTTCACAgtgtttttgtttggctaaggttaatgttataacatagtcaCCTAAACCTAAATCTTTCTTCGAGGCTGAATTTAATTCCAATTAAACTAACTAAAATCATGTCTTTGCATACCAATTGTCCTAACCGTCTGTCTGTACCTACTGGCTACGAGACCTACTTACGCTAAAATAGtcactttattttttatttcaataaagttTGGTTTCcggtatatttttttaaccatTTACCGGCGGTGACATCATAgtattaatatatttttgagtTACAACGTAAAGTTGCCCACAAGTCACAAAAATGTCCACGGACCGCTTGCAGACTTGTAGTTGGGCCACTTTGAATTCAAGCACAAAATGGTTCGGTCATTACATTAGCCACAGTAACTACTTTTTATATATGGTATATGTTCCTTACATCAGTTACGGTACTTATGTTACTAAAATTCCAGTGTTTAGTATTTAAATTAACAACACTGTTAGTTACATAAAGTAAATCCAGTGCAAGTTGGGTACTTACTGTACCGGTAAGTACAGAATGGTTAACCGGTGATCTAGCACATATAGTTCATTGCACGTTGTTATGGAGCTATAAGTTGACTCAAGCGATGCGCTTTATGATATGCGATGACAGTGTTGGTTGTCAGTGCATCAGCAGTTACAGCAGATGGACCAGCAGTTACTTTGGATAATTGTGGGCCTGCAGCTAAGTTCAGGCGTCACTATTCTGTTTATTGCTGCTTGGATTTCGTTGCCACCGCTCTGAGGCGCTGTTTTTACCTGATGACAAAATGGACAGATTTTTGTGCATTGCATTGTatcttttaaattgatttcactGTATTATTTACTGTAATTGCTAATCATAAATTCAATCTTTGTTTATGATTTAGCGGTTGCATTTACTTGCAAAAATTCGGTTTTGCTGCTCAGCATTCATTTGGACTTCGTTCACTTTTTCGCCAACATTCTTCAGCTTTTTCCCTTccattaaattttattttgaggtCGGTGCTTGAAAGAAAAACTCCCCCCGTTATTTTCAGAGTAATCGGAACCAAATTAATTACCTTGTTGTGTATGAGTATATGAGCTTGGATTACAGCCATGGTCAAAGTCTAAAAATGAAACAGTCTTAAACACCTCACAAAATTTCTAACATTTTActcaaattgaaatttttccaATGAGGTATTCCagatttttaaattgaaaagttgataaaagttatcattgtttctttgttttgcaaaaatcatAACATAGTTTTCTTAACTTTGATGATTCATTTACAGTTGTATTTGGCGATAAATACATCTCCACTTTCTTCAGATCGAAGTGTCACGACCTACAGCAAGCTATAGAaccaaaatttcaatttctgAATACAACACCATACACCTAACGAATAAAAGGAAAATGATGTGAAAATAGTTGCGATTAGTTTTTCACttgagttttagaaatttttaaaagcgtTAGATATGGCcgtataggctatataagcCTATTGCGTAAAACACAAATCGGAAaaagattaaataaaaatctGCCGGTGTGCCCTGCCACGGTGTCTGTGCAGGGTTTACTTCGTCTGCATACGCAGCTACAACGTCGCCAAACCTGTGTGCATTTCGCCATAAAGAGCGCCAGTTGAAACCTAAGAATAACCACAAAGTAAATTTATGTGAAATGCATTTTGCTAACTTGAACTAGACGGGTTGAAAATTGGCACCGAAGTGTCAACAACACATGCGGCTAATCACATGTTCTAAGTTTACTTTGTACCGCAACGTCATGTTTACACACACTGATTGGTGAATAGAGAATTGCACTATGCCAACATCGTCAACCTGGGTAgttgtgaaaaacaaaaacctaTCAAATATTTCTATTGGCATTTTACTGAAGGAGAAagaagcaaatttttttgtgattaaaaTGTCGCCGCTTGCATTAGCGGCTGTTGACcgaaaattgcacaaaaactgCAAGTAAACTACAACCGCAGCAAAGCATGTTTGTCTTTCCCGCTTGGAAGGCGTCCTGAAACCGTCTGTAAATCGCTCCGTTGGCCACGATGACGGCAAAATCGTGCAGCAAAGTCCAAAACCAACTAAATAAAACCGTCCAAAGTCCGTCGATGAAAATGTATAAAAGGTAGATGTAGTTGCCGAGATTTTCATCCTACTTAGGAGGTTTTGATTTGAACGCGGACTAAGACAAAGAGATGAAGCAAATTCTCTTCTTTGTCGTGATTCTGCTGGttacagttcaagcaagaaaaaaacatacaagtaagaagttttttttattttccacaGTGTGTTGGTTTCAAAAAGAtatgtttataaaaatgtaGTTTTATCTTTTACAAATTAGTTTCGAAAtgatgatttaaaaaatttatgataattgttctgataattaattatttcaaaagcCGAAGGAACTTCTCTGTGGCGAAGTTACATTAATTGCAGAATGAATAGTTTATtaaaactaactaactaaaacGTGTTTTTAAGGAAAACATCAGCTACCTGGTCAGTTACCACGACCCGAAAGTTGCGAAAGTAAGTTTGAAAAGGTGTTTGACTATTTTGAACTTGAATATTTAACCAGGCTAGGATAGTTACTTTTgattatttgtgtttttttgtatttagaCATTCAAAGCTTTGAAAAAGGCTTCAAATATACCTACGTCTACGATGCACTGATTGAAACTACCAACGATGTGGCTTCTGGAATGCGTTTGAAGTAGGCGTTATTACGTAAAACTTACAAATAATCTCATTAACGTTTTTGTATACCATTAAAATCTAAAGTTAAAATACAGTGTGAGGAGAGCGTCAAACAGTTAATTTAAGCCATTTAACACAAGCTTGTGACTTAACACAAGCCATTTAACACAAGCTTAACACAAGCTCTAACACAAGCCATTTAAGCTTGTGACTGCATCGAAATAGGAGATTAAATTCGTTTATCATAAACGCAAATTCTAAACATAGAAATTATACGAATGATGGCTGTTTCAAGAGTTATACTCGGTTGTTTATGGCCTTACTGatgattttcattttctgaTCAGATGTGAGAACGTTGAAATACGTGTTCCTGCCTCCTGTACCGCAATGATGCTTGTGTCCGAATGCTCGGTGTTTGAAGGTACTCCTCGTCAAGATGGCACACTTGCCTACGACACGGTGTCCACTTCTAACACCGCGATGGAGAAGAAGATGAGAAGAAATCCAATCTATTTCCACTTTaaccaaggaaaggtttgaaatgatacatttttgttgtgtctgAGACATATGAATTTGCGATAATGTTTTACATCTAACTGTTTTTGTGCCTTACAGGGGTTGAGTGTGTTATGTAATTTTTAGATTGGCAAAGTCTACTACGACGATTCGGATTCCGTCGATATCATCAACATCAAACGTGGTATGCTGACCGCCGTCCAACTGGAGTTTGATGGAATTGGCTTGAAAACAGCTGAGAACATCAAAGTCAAAGTAAGATTATTATGAGCACTGAAGCCTGTACAAAAAAGCGACCTTCGTGATTTCAATCAACCTGCAGTTAAACAgggaatgtttaaaaaaacgaGCTTCGTAAACTACATTTTATCAATTGCTGATTAGTTGAAATGGAATGAgttagaaaacaaaaaactttaaatttcatTCGAATATCCCTGCACAGGTGCAAGAGGTCAATATTTTTGGAGCGGGAACCGCTGAGCGAACTGTTACCTCTGTCGAGGGCGGGTTTGCCAAACACGTTCGCATGCACAGAGACCTGACTGCCTACAAGCTTCCTTGGGACCGTCGGCAATGGAGTACCATGCACACTCCATACGACGATATGCAGTTGGTCGACTTCGTGTCAGAAATGGTGAGTACAAGTGTCCGAAATTTATAGGAATCTTTAGTTGCGTTCCGGGGACTTGGTATCATAATCTTTAACGTCG
Encoded here:
- the LOC143471288 gene encoding uncharacterized protein LOC143471288, with protein sequence MKLGYFVLFFILFSAVCGETASTEEKINETKCLRSNEHSTCSCPFQTKPLNTFSFWNAEKDIREFAQTCEPLNLPFNESTCKIYPINDEEKTEYEYLCPNNGFLQTWGAFAPRTGSYSIRLWFRCCEVECPKWNCMWSPYTEAEKEFIIPLKDVFAGGARGRYVHENKDSVWSIKVCQCDLSSDPHSEL
- the LOC143471189 gene encoding uncharacterized protein LOC143471189, whose amino-acid sequence is MLQYVVVACLLCFLVNGDPAKSGEITEKKICLRSNEHSTCFCPYQNKPLQTFSFWNADKEVRQFTQTCEPINLSFYEDTCKIYPVNPDGETEYEYVCPHNGFLQTWGAFAPSSGNFSIRLWFRCCEVECPKWNCMWSPFSETKKEFLIPLKDAFATGTRGRYVHEDKDSAWSMKICQCDFSSREEL